From the genome of Phycodurus eques isolate BA_2022a chromosome 22, UOR_Pequ_1.1, whole genome shotgun sequence, one region includes:
- the itfg2 gene encoding KICSTOR complex protein ITFG2 isoform X3, whose translation MRSLNYVQRVSLDFTGTLFPHAICLGDADNDTLNELVVGDTSGKLHVYKNDDSKAWITRSCVGTLTCVAVGDVRNKGKNFVVAVGAEGWFHLFDLSAAKADPSGQHEGFAADEQKPFFTQHIPANTKVILISDIDGDGRSELVVGYTDRVVRAFRWEEPSDASDAGSGQLLLLKKWLLEGQVDSLSVNPGPEGLPELMVSQPGCGYAVLLCSWTQRDSPPPRDAGDGEEDARAASAGDGPSRDVVLHLTTGRIHNKNVSTHLIGSIGKGSKEESSKCGLFALCTLDGTLKLMDSSEQLLWSVQVDHQLFALQKLDVTVAIFAILCLDVLYSERKNSKVPFVRFQRDGREEVVACAWDGQTYIIDHNRAVVRFQFDENVNAFCAGQYTCKEGKNSPCLVYVSFNHKIYVYWKVQLERMESTNLLRVLDERPDFRRRLTALGVGGEDPAAVRSLLSDVLYKDAH comes from the exons ATGAGGTCGCTGAACTACGTGCAGCGAGTGAGTTTGGACTTCACCGGCACGCTCTTCCCTCACGCCATCTGCCTGGGAGATGCCGACAACGACACG CTGAACGAGCTCGTGGTGGGCGACACGAGCGGCAAGCTGCACGTGTACAAGAACGACGACAGCAAGGCTTGGATCACCAGGAGCTGCGTGGGCACG CTGACGTGCGTCGCCGTGGGAGACGTGCGCAACAAGGGCAAG AACTTTGTGGTGGCCGTGGGAGCGGAGGGCTGGTTCCACCTCTTCGACCTGAGCGCCGCCAAGGCCGACCCGTCGGGTCAGCACGAAGGTTTCGCCGCCGACGAGCAGAAGCCTTTCTTCACGCAGCACATCCCCGCCAACACCAAAGTCATCCTCATCAGCGATATCG ACGGCGACGGCCGCAGCGAGCTGGTGGTGGGCTACACCGACCGGGTGGTGCGAGCGTTCCGATGGGAAGAACCTTCGGACGCTTCCGACGCCGGATCGGGTCAGCTGCTTCTGCTCAAGAAATGGCTGCTGGAAGGACAG GTGGACAGTCTGTCGGTGAACCCGGGTCCCGAGGGCCTGCCGGAGCTCATGGTGTCGCAGCCCGGCTGCGGCTACGCCGTCCTGCTCTGCTCGTGGACGCAGCGGGACTCGCCGCCCCCCCGCGACGCCGGCGACGGGGAGGAGGACGCGCGGGCCGCGTCCGCCGG CGACGGGCCCTCTCGAGATGTCGTTCTCCATCTGACCACCGGGCGGATCCACAACAAGAACGTTTCCACGCATCTCATCGGGAGCATCGGCAAAG GCTCGAAAGAGGAGTCTTCTAAATGCGGACTGTTTGCTCTCTGCACTTTGGACG GGACCCTGAAGTTGATGGACAGCTCGGAGCAGCTGCTGTGGTCGGTGCAGGTGGACCATCAGCTCTTCGCCCTGCAGAAGCTCGACGTCACGGTGGCAATTTTCGCCATTTTGTGTCTTGATGTTTTGTACTCAGAAAGGAAGAACTCCAAGGTTCCGTTTGTACGATTTCAGAGGGACGGGCGCGAGGAGGTGGTGGCGTGCGCCTGGGACGGCCAGACGTACATCATCGACCACAACCGGGCCGTGGTGCGCTTCCAGTTTGACGAGAACGTGAACGCCTTCTGCGCGG GTCAGTACACGTGCAAGGAGGGCAAGAACAGCCCGTGTCTGGTCTACGTCAGCTTCAACCACAAGATCTACGTGTACTGGAAGGTGCAGCTGGAGCGCATGGAGTCCACCAACCTGCTGCGCGTGCTGGACGAGCGGCCCGACTTCAGGCGGCGGCTGACGGCGCTCGGAGTCG GTGGCGAGGACCCGGCGGCCGTCAGATCTCTGCTGTCAGACGTCCTCTACAAGGATGCGCACTga
- the itfg2 gene encoding KICSTOR complex protein ITFG2 isoform X4 yields the protein MRSLNYVQRVSLDFTGTLFPHAICLGDADNDTLNELVVGDTSGKLHVYKNDDSKAWITRSCVGTLTCVAVGDVRNKGKNFVVAVGAEGWFHLFDLSAAKADPSGQHEGFAADEQKPFFTQHIPANTKVILISDIDGDGRSELVVGYTDRVVRAFRWEEPSDASDAGSGQLLLLKKWLLEGQVDSLSVNPGPEGLPELMVSQPGCGYAVLLCSWTQRDSPPPRDAGDGEEDARAASAGDGPSRDVVLHLTTGRIHNKNVSTHLIGSIGKGSKEESSKCGLFALCTLDGTLKLMDSSEQLLWSVQVDHQLFALQKLDVTRDGREEVVACAWDGQTYIIDHNRAVVRFQFDENVNAFCAGQYTCKEGKNSPCLVYVSFNHKIYVYWKVQLERMESTNLLRVLDERPDFRRRLTALGVGGEDPAAVRSLLSDVLYKDAH from the exons ATGAGGTCGCTGAACTACGTGCAGCGAGTGAGTTTGGACTTCACCGGCACGCTCTTCCCTCACGCCATCTGCCTGGGAGATGCCGACAACGACACG CTGAACGAGCTCGTGGTGGGCGACACGAGCGGCAAGCTGCACGTGTACAAGAACGACGACAGCAAGGCTTGGATCACCAGGAGCTGCGTGGGCACG CTGACGTGCGTCGCCGTGGGAGACGTGCGCAACAAGGGCAAG AACTTTGTGGTGGCCGTGGGAGCGGAGGGCTGGTTCCACCTCTTCGACCTGAGCGCCGCCAAGGCCGACCCGTCGGGTCAGCACGAAGGTTTCGCCGCCGACGAGCAGAAGCCTTTCTTCACGCAGCACATCCCCGCCAACACCAAAGTCATCCTCATCAGCGATATCG ACGGCGACGGCCGCAGCGAGCTGGTGGTGGGCTACACCGACCGGGTGGTGCGAGCGTTCCGATGGGAAGAACCTTCGGACGCTTCCGACGCCGGATCGGGTCAGCTGCTTCTGCTCAAGAAATGGCTGCTGGAAGGACAG GTGGACAGTCTGTCGGTGAACCCGGGTCCCGAGGGCCTGCCGGAGCTCATGGTGTCGCAGCCCGGCTGCGGCTACGCCGTCCTGCTCTGCTCGTGGACGCAGCGGGACTCGCCGCCCCCCCGCGACGCCGGCGACGGGGAGGAGGACGCGCGGGCCGCGTCCGCCGG CGACGGGCCCTCTCGAGATGTCGTTCTCCATCTGACCACCGGGCGGATCCACAACAAGAACGTTTCCACGCATCTCATCGGGAGCATCGGCAAAG GCTCGAAAGAGGAGTCTTCTAAATGCGGACTGTTTGCTCTCTGCACTTTGGACG GGACCCTGAAGTTGATGGACAGCTCGGAGCAGCTGCTGTGGTCGGTGCAGGTGGACCATCAGCTCTTCGCCCTGCAGAAGCTCGACGTCACG AGGGACGGGCGCGAGGAGGTGGTGGCGTGCGCCTGGGACGGCCAGACGTACATCATCGACCACAACCGGGCCGTGGTGCGCTTCCAGTTTGACGAGAACGTGAACGCCTTCTGCGCGG GTCAGTACACGTGCAAGGAGGGCAAGAACAGCCCGTGTCTGGTCTACGTCAGCTTCAACCACAAGATCTACGTGTACTGGAAGGTGCAGCTGGAGCGCATGGAGTCCACCAACCTGCTGCGCGTGCTGGACGAGCGGCCCGACTTCAGGCGGCGGCTGACGGCGCTCGGAGTCG GTGGCGAGGACCCGGCGGCCGTCAGATCTCTGCTGTCAGACGTCCTCTACAAGGATGCGCACTga
- the itfg2 gene encoding KICSTOR complex protein ITFG2 isoform X2, whose product MRSLNYVQRVSLDFTGTLFPHAICLGDADNDTLNELVVGDTSGKLHVYKNDDSKAWITRSCVGTLTCVAVGDVRNKGKNFVVAVGAEGWFHLFDLSAAKADPSGQHEGFAADEQKPFFTQHIPANTKVILISDIDGDGRSELVVGYTDRVVRAFRWEEPSDASDAGSGQLLLLKKWLLEGQVDSLSVNPGPEGLPELMVSQPGCGYAVLLCSWTQRDSPPPRDAGDGEEDARAASAGDGPSRDVVLHLTTGRIHNKNVSTHLIGSIGKGSKEESSKCGLFALCTLDGTLKLMDSSEQLLWSVQVDHQLFALQKLDVTRDGREEVVACAWDGQTYIIDHNRAVVRFQFDENVNAFCAGQYTCKEGKNSPCLVYVSFNHKIYVYWKVQLERMESTNLLRVLDERPDFRRRLTALGVADIGISRNSGRTLRGLRLCRPSSPQVARTRRPSDLCCQTSSTRMRTDLLLLLLRLLLVLCI is encoded by the exons ATGAGGTCGCTGAACTACGTGCAGCGAGTGAGTTTGGACTTCACCGGCACGCTCTTCCCTCACGCCATCTGCCTGGGAGATGCCGACAACGACACG CTGAACGAGCTCGTGGTGGGCGACACGAGCGGCAAGCTGCACGTGTACAAGAACGACGACAGCAAGGCTTGGATCACCAGGAGCTGCGTGGGCACG CTGACGTGCGTCGCCGTGGGAGACGTGCGCAACAAGGGCAAG AACTTTGTGGTGGCCGTGGGAGCGGAGGGCTGGTTCCACCTCTTCGACCTGAGCGCCGCCAAGGCCGACCCGTCGGGTCAGCACGAAGGTTTCGCCGCCGACGAGCAGAAGCCTTTCTTCACGCAGCACATCCCCGCCAACACCAAAGTCATCCTCATCAGCGATATCG ACGGCGACGGCCGCAGCGAGCTGGTGGTGGGCTACACCGACCGGGTGGTGCGAGCGTTCCGATGGGAAGAACCTTCGGACGCTTCCGACGCCGGATCGGGTCAGCTGCTTCTGCTCAAGAAATGGCTGCTGGAAGGACAG GTGGACAGTCTGTCGGTGAACCCGGGTCCCGAGGGCCTGCCGGAGCTCATGGTGTCGCAGCCCGGCTGCGGCTACGCCGTCCTGCTCTGCTCGTGGACGCAGCGGGACTCGCCGCCCCCCCGCGACGCCGGCGACGGGGAGGAGGACGCGCGGGCCGCGTCCGCCGG CGACGGGCCCTCTCGAGATGTCGTTCTCCATCTGACCACCGGGCGGATCCACAACAAGAACGTTTCCACGCATCTCATCGGGAGCATCGGCAAAG GCTCGAAAGAGGAGTCTTCTAAATGCGGACTGTTTGCTCTCTGCACTTTGGACG GGACCCTGAAGTTGATGGACAGCTCGGAGCAGCTGCTGTGGTCGGTGCAGGTGGACCATCAGCTCTTCGCCCTGCAGAAGCTCGACGTCACG AGGGACGGGCGCGAGGAGGTGGTGGCGTGCGCCTGGGACGGCCAGACGTACATCATCGACCACAACCGGGCCGTGGTGCGCTTCCAGTTTGACGAGAACGTGAACGCCTTCTGCGCGG GTCAGTACACGTGCAAGGAGGGCAAGAACAGCCCGTGTCTGGTCTACGTCAGCTTCAACCACAAGATCTACGTGTACTGGAAGGTGCAGCTGGAGCGCATGGAGTCCACCAACCTGCTGCGCGTGCTGGACGAGCGGCCCGACTTCAGGCGGCGGCTGACGGCGCTCGGAGTCG CGGACATCGGCATAAGTCGGAACTCCGGGAGGACCCTAAGAGGTCTTCGTTTGTGTCGCCCCTCCTCTCCGCAGGTGGCGAGGACCCGGCGGCCGTCAGATCTCTGCTGTCAGACGTCCTCTACAAGGATGCGCACTgatcttcttctccttcttcttcgtcttcttctagTTTTGTGCATATGA
- the itfg2 gene encoding KICSTOR complex protein ITFG2 isoform X1, translated as MRSLNYVQRVSLDFTGTLFPHAICLGDADNDTLNELVVGDTSGKLHVYKNDDSKAWITRSCVGTLTCVAVGDVRNKGKNFVVAVGAEGWFHLFDLSAAKADPSGQHEGFAADEQKPFFTQHIPANTKVILISDIDGDGRSELVVGYTDRVVRAFRWEEPSDASDAGSGQLLLLKKWLLEGQVDSLSVNPGPEGLPELMVSQPGCGYAVLLCSWTQRDSPPPRDAGDGEEDARAASAGDGPSRDVVLHLTTGRIHNKNVSTHLIGSIGKGSKEESSKCGLFALCTLDGTLKLMDSSEQLLWSVQVDHQLFALQKLDVTVAIFAILCLDVLYSERKNSKVPFVRFQRDGREEVVACAWDGQTYIIDHNRAVVRFQFDENVNAFCAGQYTCKEGKNSPCLVYVSFNHKIYVYWKVQLERMESTNLLRVLDERPDFRRRLTALGVADIGISRNSGRTLRGLRLCRPSSPQVARTRRPSDLCCQTSSTRMRTDLLLLLLRLLLVLCI; from the exons ATGAGGTCGCTGAACTACGTGCAGCGAGTGAGTTTGGACTTCACCGGCACGCTCTTCCCTCACGCCATCTGCCTGGGAGATGCCGACAACGACACG CTGAACGAGCTCGTGGTGGGCGACACGAGCGGCAAGCTGCACGTGTACAAGAACGACGACAGCAAGGCTTGGATCACCAGGAGCTGCGTGGGCACG CTGACGTGCGTCGCCGTGGGAGACGTGCGCAACAAGGGCAAG AACTTTGTGGTGGCCGTGGGAGCGGAGGGCTGGTTCCACCTCTTCGACCTGAGCGCCGCCAAGGCCGACCCGTCGGGTCAGCACGAAGGTTTCGCCGCCGACGAGCAGAAGCCTTTCTTCACGCAGCACATCCCCGCCAACACCAAAGTCATCCTCATCAGCGATATCG ACGGCGACGGCCGCAGCGAGCTGGTGGTGGGCTACACCGACCGGGTGGTGCGAGCGTTCCGATGGGAAGAACCTTCGGACGCTTCCGACGCCGGATCGGGTCAGCTGCTTCTGCTCAAGAAATGGCTGCTGGAAGGACAG GTGGACAGTCTGTCGGTGAACCCGGGTCCCGAGGGCCTGCCGGAGCTCATGGTGTCGCAGCCCGGCTGCGGCTACGCCGTCCTGCTCTGCTCGTGGACGCAGCGGGACTCGCCGCCCCCCCGCGACGCCGGCGACGGGGAGGAGGACGCGCGGGCCGCGTCCGCCGG CGACGGGCCCTCTCGAGATGTCGTTCTCCATCTGACCACCGGGCGGATCCACAACAAGAACGTTTCCACGCATCTCATCGGGAGCATCGGCAAAG GCTCGAAAGAGGAGTCTTCTAAATGCGGACTGTTTGCTCTCTGCACTTTGGACG GGACCCTGAAGTTGATGGACAGCTCGGAGCAGCTGCTGTGGTCGGTGCAGGTGGACCATCAGCTCTTCGCCCTGCAGAAGCTCGACGTCACGGTGGCAATTTTCGCCATTTTGTGTCTTGATGTTTTGTACTCAGAAAGGAAGAACTCCAAGGTTCCGTTTGTACGATTTCAGAGGGACGGGCGCGAGGAGGTGGTGGCGTGCGCCTGGGACGGCCAGACGTACATCATCGACCACAACCGGGCCGTGGTGCGCTTCCAGTTTGACGAGAACGTGAACGCCTTCTGCGCGG GTCAGTACACGTGCAAGGAGGGCAAGAACAGCCCGTGTCTGGTCTACGTCAGCTTCAACCACAAGATCTACGTGTACTGGAAGGTGCAGCTGGAGCGCATGGAGTCCACCAACCTGCTGCGCGTGCTGGACGAGCGGCCCGACTTCAGGCGGCGGCTGACGGCGCTCGGAGTCG CGGACATCGGCATAAGTCGGAACTCCGGGAGGACCCTAAGAGGTCTTCGTTTGTGTCGCCCCTCCTCTCCGCAGGTGGCGAGGACCCGGCGGCCGTCAGATCTCTGCTGTCAGACGTCCTCTACAAGGATGCGCACTgatcttcttctccttcttcttcgtcttcttctagTTTTGTGCATATGA
- the ascl1a gene encoding achaete-scute homolog 1a, with product MELAPPACLFTAQSVPLSPSGKPVSAKRPRSSSPELLRCKRRLNFAAFGYSLPPQQPHAVARRNERERNRVKLVNNGFATLREHVPNGAANKKMSKVETLRSAVEYIRALQQLLDEHDAVSAAFQAGVLSSSPGVAQAYAAADMNSMAGSPVSSYSSDEVSYDPLSPEEQELLDFTNWF from the coding sequence ATGGAGCTCGCTCCCCCCGCCTGCTTGTTCACCGCGCAGAGCGTCCCGCTGAGCCCGAGCGGCAAGCCCGTCTCCGCCAAGCGGCCCCGGTCGTCCTCCCCGGAGCTCCTCCGCTGCAAGCGCCGGCTGAACTTCGCCGCGTTCGGCTACTCGCTGCCCCCGCAGCAGCCTCACGCCGTGGCCCGGCGCAACGAGCGCGAGCGCAACCGGGTCAAGCTGGTCAACAACGGCTTCGCCACCCTCCGCGAGCACGTCCCCAACGGGGCGGCCAACAAGAAGATGAGCAAGGTGGAGACCCTCCGCTCGGCCGTCGAGTACATCCGCGCCCTGCAGCAGCTGCTGGACGAACACGACGCCGTCAGCGCCGCCTTCCAAGCGGGCGTGCTGAGCTCGTCGCCCGGCGTGGCGCAGGCCTACGCGGCGGCGGACATGAACTCCATGGCCGGCTCGCCCGTGTCCTCCTACTCGTCGGACGAGGTGTCGTACGACCCCCTCAGCCCGGAGGAGCAGGAGCTCCTCGACTTCACCAACTGGTTCTGA